In Glycine max cultivar Williams 82 chromosome 7, Glycine_max_v4.0, whole genome shotgun sequence, a single window of DNA contains:
- the LOC100793448 gene encoding glycosyltransferase BC10, translating to MQSRLEEGKDPAGFRTTPSRPFPLRLLQFFLAFLVIGLGASFLSMYMIRHFGIHNVALVQSSFKPCFEQPATLESWIRPRSSLLHTMNDTELFWRASFVPRIKSYPFKRTPKIAFMFLTKGPLPMAPLWEKFFRGHEGLYSIYVHSLPSYNADFSPSSVFYRRQIPSQVAEWGMMSMCDAERRLLANALLDISNEWFILLSESCIPLQNFSIVYLYIARSRYSFMGAVDEPGPYGRGRYDGNMAPEINMSDWRKGSQWFEINRELALRIVEDNTYYPKLKEFCKPHKCYVDEHYFQTMLTINTPHLLANRSLTYVDWSRGGAHPATFGKDDIKEEFFKKILQDQTCLYNNQPSSLCFLFARKFAPNALGPLLDIAPKALGIGKRHSF from the exons ATGCAGTCTAGGTTGGAGGAAGGGAAGGACCCTGCTGGATTTAGGACTACTCCCTCTAGGCCCTTCCCTTTGAGACTTCTGCAGTTCTTCTTGGCCTTTTTGGTTATTGGCCTAGGTGCTTCGTTTCTTAGCATGTACATGATTAGGCATTTTGGTATTCATAATGTGGCTTTGGTTCAGTCTTCGTTTAAGCCTTGCTTTGAGCAGCCGGCAACCTTAGAAAGTTGGATTAGGCCTCGATCCAGTTTGCTGCATACCATGAATGACACCGAACTCTTCTGGCGAGCTTCTTTTGTTCCAAGGATCAAGAGTTATCCTTTTAAAAGAACTCCCAAGATTGCCTTCATGTTCTTGACCAAGGGACCCTTGCCAATGGCACCACTCTGGGAGAAGTTCTTTAGAGGGCATGAGGGGCTTTATTCAATCTATGTTCATTCGCTGCCATCTTATAATGCTGATTTTTCACCATCATCAGTCTTTTACAGGAGACAGATCCCAAGCCAG GTGGCAGAGTGGGGAATGATGAGTATGTGTGATGCTGAAAGAAGACTTCTGGCTAATGCATTGCTTGATATCTCAAATGAATGGTTTATCCTCTTATCAGAGTCCTGCATTCCCCTCCAAAACTTCAGCATTGTGTACCTTTACATAGCACGCTCAAGATATAGCTTTATGGGTGCAGTTGATGAACCTGGTCCTTATGGGAGAGGACGGTATGATGGAAACATGGCACCTGAGATCAACATGAGTGACTGGCGAAAAGGCTCTCAGTGGTTTGAAATTAACCGAGAACTAGCTCTTAGGATAGTTGAAGACAATACTTACTATCCTAAGCTCAAAGAATTCTGCAAACCACACAAATGTTATGTTGATGAGCACTATTTTCAGACAATGTTAACAATTAATACTCCTCATCTTTTGGCAAATAGAAGCCTCACTTATGTGGACTGGTCAAGGGGTGGTGCTCACCCAGCTACCTTTGGGAAGGATGACATCAAAGAGGAATTCttcaagaaaattttgcaagatcAGACATGTCTTTATAATAACCAGCCATCTTCCCTTTGCTTCTTATTTGCAAGAAAATTTGCACCTAATGCTTTGGGCCCTCTTTTAGACATAGCACCCAAAGCTCTAGGAATTGGAAAAAGGCATAGCTTCTAA
- the LOC102663657 gene encoding ELF3-like protein 2 isoform X1, with product MMNRMSGGIEEDKEISPMFPRLHVKDAERGGPKAPPRNKMALYEQFSLPSQNFAPGSASLFPLPLRNYTGPTSSSHISSNQSIQFCTSSMPSILAEKSQTYNSRKTNLTKFMQDDFINSKNSLRTLDGEDTFITCGSAHRKNSSCSIIQNFKDEDKLSHSNLSGSLKSPNSFRKVNSPGAVDLKSAQYGKNRMEDHTEVSQNGQKPEEVLPHSLDGFGDMTDASLISLVKGKNSKSMNKEHRSLKEEKRSILIDSLKTSQGSSVRTHEELAVFEDQVNSRDHHIEKPTANDVHKCAGELEIGRRCFLDKVDMNEDEETYRHSDAVSKVNSECTLAMDISPDNVVGAIGEQQFWKVRRTIINQQKIFVKQVFELHRLIKVQRLIAGSPHVLLEDNLLLNKPPPKTSTSKKFQSDFASQKPSSVVKLDNKSVKVNTAEKATNSAVGKIPIPCISNTTKGHANQLPNYGHHLGNPALASADSNSKQSPSYVYPPPGNQWLVPVMSPSEGLVYKPIIWPCPPNAGFMAPIYGSCGTVSFNPLSKDASSDAALAPSSHQKLGILSGSSLPQFLPPSFMNHPSSISASAVEQMGQSNGPENHHSWGEVNSAILFQSSSNMSSPTSQVMPRNISTYHHSLQDKELHRSTASSPSKRVSGEALPLFPLAPTCWQSEDTNTQVEQQPRVIKAMPHNPKTASETAAKIFRSIQEERKHL from the exons ATGATGAATAGGATGAGTGGGGGAATTGAAGAGGACAAGGAGATTAGCCCAATGTTTCCAAGGTTGCATGTTAAGGATGCAGAGAGAGGAGGGCCAAAAGCACCCCCAAGGAATAAGATGGCACTCTATGAACAATTCAGCCTCCCTTCTCAAAATTTTGCACCAGGATCAGCATCCTTGTTTCCACTTCCGCTCAGAAACTACACAGGCCCTACATCATCTAGCCAC ATCAgtagcaatcaaagcatccaaTTTTGCACCTCTAGCATGCCTTCTATTCTGGCTGAGAAGAGTCAAACCTATAATTCCAGAAAGACTAACTTAACCAAATTCATG CAAGATGATTTCATTAATAGTAAGAATTCTCTGAGAACACTTGATGGCGAAGATACTTTTATAACTTGTGGTTCTGCACATAGAAAAAACTCATCCTGTAGCATcatccaaaattttaaagatgAAGACAAACTTTCTCATAGTAATTTGAGCGGTTCGCTTAAAAGTCCAAATTCATTTAGAAAGGTGAATTCACCTGGTGCTGTAGACCTGAAGTCAGCACAATATGGGAAGAACCGGATGGAGGATCATACTGAAGTGAGTCAAAATGGTCAGAAGCCAGAGGAAGTGCTTCCTCACTCATTAGATGGTTTTGGTGACATGACAGATGCATCATTAATCTCATTGGTGAAAGGTAAGAATTCTAAATCAATGAATAAAGAGCATAGATctttgaaggaagaaaagagaagTATTTTAATAGATAGCTTGAAAACATCGCAAGGTAGCAGTGTCCGTACACATGAAGAGCTTGCAGTTTTTGAGGACCAAGTAAACTCAAGGGACCATCACATTGAGAAGCCAACAGCTAATGATGTACACAAATGTGCTGGTGAGTTAGAAATTGGTAGAAGGTGCTTCCTGGACAAGGTAGACATGAATGAAGATGAGGAGACATATAGGCATTCTGATGCTGTAAGTAAAGTTAACTCAGAATGTACATTGGCTATGGATATTTCCCCTGACAATGTTGTAGGAGCTATAGGTGAACAACAATTTTGGAAAGTCAGAAGAACTATCATTAA TCAACAGAAAATCTTTGTCAAGCAAGTGTTTGAGTTGCATAGACTGATAAAG GTGCAAAGATTAATAGCAGGCTCACCCCATGTATTGCTTGAAGATAACCTTTTACTTAACAAGCCACCACCAAAAACATCCACAAGCAAGAAGTTTCAATCTGACTTTGCCAGCCAAAAACCATCATCAGTTGTTAAACTTGACAATAAATCTGTGAAGGTCAATACTGCTGAGAAGGCTACAAACAGCGCAGTTGGGAAGATTCCCATTCCTTGTATCAGCAACACAACCAAAGGTCATGCTAATCAGCTGCCAAACTATGGCCATCATTTAGGAAACCCTGCATTAGCCTCTGCAGATTCAAATTCCAAACAGTCGCCAAGCTATGTCTACCCCCCACCTGGGAACCAGTGGCTAGTTCCTGTCATGTCCCCATCTGAAGGCCTAGTATACAAACCAATCATATGGCCATGCCCTCCAAATGCAGGCTTCATGGCACCCATATATGGTTCTTGTGGCACAGTGAGCTTCAATCCTCTAAGCAAGGATGCTTCTTCAGATGCAGCTCTTGCTCCAAGTTCTCACCAAAAGCTTGGAATCCTTTCTGGTTCATCTTTACCCCAGTTCTTACCACCATCATTCATGAATCATCCATCTTCTATATCAGCTTCAGCTGTTGAGCAAATGGGGCAATCTAATGGTCCTGAAAATCACCACTCATGGGGTGAAGTCAATTCTGCCATACTGTTCCAAAGCTCATCTAACATGTCAAGCCCCACAAGTCAAGTGATGCCAAGAAACATTTCAACTTATCATCACTCACTGCAAGATAAAGAACTGCATAGAAGCACAGCTAGCAGTCCCTCCAAGAGGGTAAGTGGAGAAGCGCTTCCTTTGTTTCCTTTGGCACCAACATGTTGGCAATCAGAAGATACAAACACACAGGTTGAACAACAACCACGAGTAATCAAAGCTATGCCTCACAATCCAAAAACAGCAAGTGAAACAGCTGCCAAGATATTCAGGtcaatacaagaagaaaggAAACATTTGTAA
- the LOC121172631 gene encoding IAA-amino acid hydrolase ILR1-like 4 yields the protein MCFFKWFNLFIIFHVLAATPIFSLTDSSNQVSTNFLDNTNKPEVFDWMVKIRRKIHENPELRYEEVETSKLIREELDKLGIPYKYPVAITGVIGYIGTGSSPFVAIRADMDALPIQEMVEWDHKSKVPGKMHACGHDAHVTMLLGAANILKQHEKEIQGTVVLVFQPAEEGGAGAKKILDAGALENVTAIFALHVMPDIPLGEAASRSGPILAGSGTFEAIISGKGGHAAIPQHSIDPVLAASNVIISLQHLVSREADPLDPQVVTVAKFQGGGAFNVIPDYVTIGGTFRAFSREKLDQLKQRIKQVVIGQAAVQRCNATVNFLDETRPSYPPTVNNGDLHKLFVDVAGNLLGTNNVNIEKTPIMAAEDFAFYQEVIPGYFIMLGVKSASPEPHQSLHSPYLKISEDALPYGAALHASLATSYLLRYQQDVAKVVGKYHDEL from the exons ATGTGTTTCTTCAAATGGTTCAATTTGTTCATCATTTTCCATGTCTTGGCTGCAACACCCATCTTCTCATTAACAGATTCCTCAAATCAAGTCTCCACTAACTTTCTGGACAATACCAATAAGCCTGAAGTGTTTGATTGGATGGTCAAAATCAGAAGGAAAATTCATGAGAATCCAGAATTGCGTTATGAGGAAGTTGAGACCAGTAAACTGATTAGAGAGGAATTGGATAAACTGGGTATCCCATATAAATACCCAGTTGCAATCACTGGTGTTATTGGTTACATAGGGACAGGAAgctcaccttttgttgcaataAGAGCTGATATGGATGCACTTCCCATCCAG GAAATGGTGGAGTGGGACCACAAGAGTAAGGTACCCGGAAAGATGCACGCGTGTGGTCACGATGCTCATGTCACTATGCTTCTTGGTGCAGCAAATATTCTCAAACAGCACGAAAAAGAGATACAG GGAACTGTTGTTCTTGTTTTCCAACCAGCGGAGGAGGGAGGCGCAGGGGCTAAGAAAATTTTAGATGCTGGAGCCTTAGAAAATGTTACTGCTATCTTTGCATTACATGTGATGCCTGACATTCCACTAGGTGAAGCAGCCTCTAGGTCTGGTCCAATATTGGCAGGAAGTGGTACCTTCGAAGCAATAATAAGTGGAAAGGGAGGTCATGCAGCCATTCCCCAACATTCTATAGACCCTGTATTGGCAGCTTCTAATGTCATTATTAGCTTACAGCACCTTGTCTCTCGTGAGGCTGATCCTCTGGATCCCCAG GTTGTGACAGTTGCTAAGTTCCAAGGAGGTGGTGCATTCAATGTTATTCCAGATTATGTCACAATTGGTGGCACCTTTCGAGCTTTTTCTAGAGAAAAATTGGACCAACTTAAACAGCGCATTAAGCAG GTTGTCATTGGTCAAGCTGCTGTGCAGAGGTGTAATGCAACTGTCAACTTCCTTGATGAAACAAGACCTTCATATCCTCCAACTGTAAATAATGGTGacttgcacaagctttttgttGATGTAGCTGGCAATTTGCTTGGCACCAATAATGTTAATATTGAGAAGACACCTATCATGGCCGCTGAAGACTTTGCATTCTATCAAGAGGTCATACCTGGCTACTTCATCATGCTTGGAGTGAAGAGTGCTTCGCCTGAACCGCACCAGTCATTACACTCACCCTATCTCAAAATCAGTGAAGATGCACTTCCTTATGGGGCTGCACTTCATGCATCATTGGCTACTAGTTATCTTCTGAGGTACCAGCAGGACGTAGCCAAGGTAGTTGGGAAATATCATGATGAATTATAA
- the LOC102663657 gene encoding ELF3-like protein 2 isoform X2, whose translation MMNRMSGGIEEDKEISPMFPRLHVKDAERGGPKAPPRNKMALYEQFSLPSQNFAPGSASLFPLPLRNYTGPTSSSHISSNQSIQFCTSSMPSILAEKSQTYNSRKTNLTKFMQDDFINSKNSLRTLDGEDTFITCGSAHRKNSSCSIIQNFKDEDKLSHSNLSGSLKSPNSFRKVNSPGAVDLKSAQYGKNRMEDHTEVSQNGQKPEEVLPHSLDGFGDMTDASLISLVKDSLKTSQGSSVRTHEELAVFEDQVNSRDHHIEKPTANDVHKCAGELEIGRRCFLDKVDMNEDEETYRHSDAVSKVNSECTLAMDISPDNVVGAIGEQQFWKVRRTIINQQKIFVKQVFELHRLIKVQRLIAGSPHVLLEDNLLLNKPPPKTSTSKKFQSDFASQKPSSVVKLDNKSVKVNTAEKATNSAVGKIPIPCISNTTKGHANQLPNYGHHLGNPALASADSNSKQSPSYVYPPPGNQWLVPVMSPSEGLVYKPIIWPCPPNAGFMAPIYGSCGTVSFNPLSKDASSDAALAPSSHQKLGILSGSSLPQFLPPSFMNHPSSISASAVEQMGQSNGPENHHSWGEVNSAILFQSSSNMSSPTSQVMPRNISTYHHSLQDKELHRSTASSPSKRVSGEALPLFPLAPTCWQSEDTNTQVEQQPRVIKAMPHNPKTASETAAKIFRSIQEERKHL comes from the exons ATGATGAATAGGATGAGTGGGGGAATTGAAGAGGACAAGGAGATTAGCCCAATGTTTCCAAGGTTGCATGTTAAGGATGCAGAGAGAGGAGGGCCAAAAGCACCCCCAAGGAATAAGATGGCACTCTATGAACAATTCAGCCTCCCTTCTCAAAATTTTGCACCAGGATCAGCATCCTTGTTTCCACTTCCGCTCAGAAACTACACAGGCCCTACATCATCTAGCCAC ATCAgtagcaatcaaagcatccaaTTTTGCACCTCTAGCATGCCTTCTATTCTGGCTGAGAAGAGTCAAACCTATAATTCCAGAAAGACTAACTTAACCAAATTCATG CAAGATGATTTCATTAATAGTAAGAATTCTCTGAGAACACTTGATGGCGAAGATACTTTTATAACTTGTGGTTCTGCACATAGAAAAAACTCATCCTGTAGCATcatccaaaattttaaagatgAAGACAAACTTTCTCATAGTAATTTGAGCGGTTCGCTTAAAAGTCCAAATTCATTTAGAAAGGTGAATTCACCTGGTGCTGTAGACCTGAAGTCAGCACAATATGGGAAGAACCGGATGGAGGATCATACTGAAGTGAGTCAAAATGGTCAGAAGCCAGAGGAAGTGCTTCCTCACTCATTAGATGGTTTTGGTGACATGACAGATGCATCATTAATCTCATTGGTGAAAG ATAGCTTGAAAACATCGCAAGGTAGCAGTGTCCGTACACATGAAGAGCTTGCAGTTTTTGAGGACCAAGTAAACTCAAGGGACCATCACATTGAGAAGCCAACAGCTAATGATGTACACAAATGTGCTGGTGAGTTAGAAATTGGTAGAAGGTGCTTCCTGGACAAGGTAGACATGAATGAAGATGAGGAGACATATAGGCATTCTGATGCTGTAAGTAAAGTTAACTCAGAATGTACATTGGCTATGGATATTTCCCCTGACAATGTTGTAGGAGCTATAGGTGAACAACAATTTTGGAAAGTCAGAAGAACTATCATTAA TCAACAGAAAATCTTTGTCAAGCAAGTGTTTGAGTTGCATAGACTGATAAAG GTGCAAAGATTAATAGCAGGCTCACCCCATGTATTGCTTGAAGATAACCTTTTACTTAACAAGCCACCACCAAAAACATCCACAAGCAAGAAGTTTCAATCTGACTTTGCCAGCCAAAAACCATCATCAGTTGTTAAACTTGACAATAAATCTGTGAAGGTCAATACTGCTGAGAAGGCTACAAACAGCGCAGTTGGGAAGATTCCCATTCCTTGTATCAGCAACACAACCAAAGGTCATGCTAATCAGCTGCCAAACTATGGCCATCATTTAGGAAACCCTGCATTAGCCTCTGCAGATTCAAATTCCAAACAGTCGCCAAGCTATGTCTACCCCCCACCTGGGAACCAGTGGCTAGTTCCTGTCATGTCCCCATCTGAAGGCCTAGTATACAAACCAATCATATGGCCATGCCCTCCAAATGCAGGCTTCATGGCACCCATATATGGTTCTTGTGGCACAGTGAGCTTCAATCCTCTAAGCAAGGATGCTTCTTCAGATGCAGCTCTTGCTCCAAGTTCTCACCAAAAGCTTGGAATCCTTTCTGGTTCATCTTTACCCCAGTTCTTACCACCATCATTCATGAATCATCCATCTTCTATATCAGCTTCAGCTGTTGAGCAAATGGGGCAATCTAATGGTCCTGAAAATCACCACTCATGGGGTGAAGTCAATTCTGCCATACTGTTCCAAAGCTCATCTAACATGTCAAGCCCCACAAGTCAAGTGATGCCAAGAAACATTTCAACTTATCATCACTCACTGCAAGATAAAGAACTGCATAGAAGCACAGCTAGCAGTCCCTCCAAGAGGGTAAGTGGAGAAGCGCTTCCTTTGTTTCCTTTGGCACCAACATGTTGGCAATCAGAAGATACAAACACACAGGTTGAACAACAACCACGAGTAATCAAAGCTATGCCTCACAATCCAAAAACAGCAAGTGAAACAGCTGCCAAGATATTCAGGtcaatacaagaagaaaggAAACATTTGTAA
- the LOC102663657 gene encoding ELF3-like protein 2 isoform X3 produces MMNRMSGGIEEDKEISPMFPRLHVKDAERGGPKAPPRNKMALYEQFSLPSQNFAPGSASLFPLPLRNYTGPTSSSHISSNQSIQFCTSSMPSILAEKSQTYNSRKTNLTKFMQDDFINSKNSLRTLDGEDTFITCGSAHRKNSSCSIIQNFKDEDKLSHSNLSGSLKSPNSFRKVNSPGAVDLKSAQYGKNRMEDHTEVSQNGQKPEEVLPHSLDGFGDMTDASLISLVKGSSVRTHEELAVFEDQVNSRDHHIEKPTANDVHKCAGELEIGRRCFLDKVDMNEDEETYRHSDAVSKVNSECTLAMDISPDNVVGAIGEQQFWKVRRTIINQQKIFVKQVFELHRLIKVQRLIAGSPHVLLEDNLLLNKPPPKTSTSKKFQSDFASQKPSSVVKLDNKSVKVNTAEKATNSAVGKIPIPCISNTTKGHANQLPNYGHHLGNPALASADSNSKQSPSYVYPPPGNQWLVPVMSPSEGLVYKPIIWPCPPNAGFMAPIYGSCGTVSFNPLSKDASSDAALAPSSHQKLGILSGSSLPQFLPPSFMNHPSSISASAVEQMGQSNGPENHHSWGEVNSAILFQSSSNMSSPTSQVMPRNISTYHHSLQDKELHRSTASSPSKRVSGEALPLFPLAPTCWQSEDTNTQVEQQPRVIKAMPHNPKTASETAAKIFRSIQEERKHL; encoded by the exons ATGATGAATAGGATGAGTGGGGGAATTGAAGAGGACAAGGAGATTAGCCCAATGTTTCCAAGGTTGCATGTTAAGGATGCAGAGAGAGGAGGGCCAAAAGCACCCCCAAGGAATAAGATGGCACTCTATGAACAATTCAGCCTCCCTTCTCAAAATTTTGCACCAGGATCAGCATCCTTGTTTCCACTTCCGCTCAGAAACTACACAGGCCCTACATCATCTAGCCAC ATCAgtagcaatcaaagcatccaaTTTTGCACCTCTAGCATGCCTTCTATTCTGGCTGAGAAGAGTCAAACCTATAATTCCAGAAAGACTAACTTAACCAAATTCATG CAAGATGATTTCATTAATAGTAAGAATTCTCTGAGAACACTTGATGGCGAAGATACTTTTATAACTTGTGGTTCTGCACATAGAAAAAACTCATCCTGTAGCATcatccaaaattttaaagatgAAGACAAACTTTCTCATAGTAATTTGAGCGGTTCGCTTAAAAGTCCAAATTCATTTAGAAAGGTGAATTCACCTGGTGCTGTAGACCTGAAGTCAGCACAATATGGGAAGAACCGGATGGAGGATCATACTGAAGTGAGTCAAAATGGTCAGAAGCCAGAGGAAGTGCTTCCTCACTCATTAGATGGTTTTGGTGACATGACAGATGCATCATTAATCTCATTGGTGAAAG GTAGCAGTGTCCGTACACATGAAGAGCTTGCAGTTTTTGAGGACCAAGTAAACTCAAGGGACCATCACATTGAGAAGCCAACAGCTAATGATGTACACAAATGTGCTGGTGAGTTAGAAATTGGTAGAAGGTGCTTCCTGGACAAGGTAGACATGAATGAAGATGAGGAGACATATAGGCATTCTGATGCTGTAAGTAAAGTTAACTCAGAATGTACATTGGCTATGGATATTTCCCCTGACAATGTTGTAGGAGCTATAGGTGAACAACAATTTTGGAAAGTCAGAAGAACTATCATTAA TCAACAGAAAATCTTTGTCAAGCAAGTGTTTGAGTTGCATAGACTGATAAAG GTGCAAAGATTAATAGCAGGCTCACCCCATGTATTGCTTGAAGATAACCTTTTACTTAACAAGCCACCACCAAAAACATCCACAAGCAAGAAGTTTCAATCTGACTTTGCCAGCCAAAAACCATCATCAGTTGTTAAACTTGACAATAAATCTGTGAAGGTCAATACTGCTGAGAAGGCTACAAACAGCGCAGTTGGGAAGATTCCCATTCCTTGTATCAGCAACACAACCAAAGGTCATGCTAATCAGCTGCCAAACTATGGCCATCATTTAGGAAACCCTGCATTAGCCTCTGCAGATTCAAATTCCAAACAGTCGCCAAGCTATGTCTACCCCCCACCTGGGAACCAGTGGCTAGTTCCTGTCATGTCCCCATCTGAAGGCCTAGTATACAAACCAATCATATGGCCATGCCCTCCAAATGCAGGCTTCATGGCACCCATATATGGTTCTTGTGGCACAGTGAGCTTCAATCCTCTAAGCAAGGATGCTTCTTCAGATGCAGCTCTTGCTCCAAGTTCTCACCAAAAGCTTGGAATCCTTTCTGGTTCATCTTTACCCCAGTTCTTACCACCATCATTCATGAATCATCCATCTTCTATATCAGCTTCAGCTGTTGAGCAAATGGGGCAATCTAATGGTCCTGAAAATCACCACTCATGGGGTGAAGTCAATTCTGCCATACTGTTCCAAAGCTCATCTAACATGTCAAGCCCCACAAGTCAAGTGATGCCAAGAAACATTTCAACTTATCATCACTCACTGCAAGATAAAGAACTGCATAGAAGCACAGCTAGCAGTCCCTCCAAGAGGGTAAGTGGAGAAGCGCTTCCTTTGTTTCCTTTGGCACCAACATGTTGGCAATCAGAAGATACAAACACACAGGTTGAACAACAACCACGAGTAATCAAAGCTATGCCTCACAATCCAAAAACAGCAAGTGAAACAGCTGCCAAGATATTCAGGtcaatacaagaagaaaggAAACATTTGTAA